One Rhodothermus bifroesti DNA window includes the following coding sequences:
- the rpoC gene encoding DNA-directed RNA polymerase subunit beta' produces the protein MLQGKTLKIKRDFNSITLSLASPESILERSYGEVLKPETINYRSFKPEKDGLFCEKIFGPVKDYECHCGKYKRIRYRGIVCDRCGVEVTEKKVRRERMGHITLAVPVVHIWYFKTVPNKIGNLLGLKSKDLEKVIYYENYIVIQPGCAEKLGVEKNQLLTEEEYYELLYQIREDNNRLDDDNPEKFIAKIGGEAIELMLKRLDLDELSKELRFQIKTETSQQRKEEALKRLQVVEAFREANRKLENRPEWMVMRVIPVIPPELRPLVPLEGGRFATSDLNDLYRRVIIRNNRLKRLIDIRAPEVILRNEKRMLQEAVDSLFDNSRKANAVRSDSNRALKSLSDMLKGKQGRFRQNLLGKRVDYSGRSVIVVGPELELHQCGLPKEMAVELFKPFIIRKLIERGIVRTVKSAKRVVDRRTDDVWDILEKVIQGRPVLLNRAPTLHRLGIQAFQPVLTEAKAIQLHPLVCTAFNADFDGDQMAVHVPLSHEACLESMILMLSSHNILSPANGEPIAVPTQDMVLGLYYMTKAKTGDKGEGMRFASTEEVRQAYDQGVVGLHARIKVRLKDGQMIDTTVGRVLFNEVVPDEVGFINEVLTKKNLRTIIARVLKATGYPRAARFLDDIKNLGFEQATKAGLTFSLEDIIIPEAKKTLIAEAEQAVARARQNYEMGVITDNERYNQVIDIWTRTNNRLSEILFETLKNDQEGFNAIFMMADSGARGSKEQIRQLGGMRGLMAKPQKSMVGSAGEIIENPIISNFKEGLSVLEYFISTHGARKGLADTALKTADAGYLTRRLVDVAQDVTVTMYDCGTLRGIKIGALKDNEEIVEPLADRILGRVSLYDVYDPLTGELIVAANELIDEEKAQRIAETSIEEVEIRSVLTCEARRGVCALCYGRNLATGRLVEVGEAVGVVAAQSIGEPGTQLTLRTFHVGGTAARIEAESTLNAKFAGRVAFENLRVVTYEAEEGPKEVVLSRQGMIKILDPQEEGRELWRANVPYGAELVVQEGDLVEKGQVLVTWDPYNSVILTEVGGTVRYQDIVEGVTYREEADEQTGYREKVIIESRDRSLTPAILIELPDGTLREYALPVRSRIQVDEGDTVQPGQVLAKLPRQTVKTRDITGGLPRVIELFEARTPSDPAIVSEIEGYVEYGARKRGAQEVIVTSPDGTESRSYLIPLSKYILVHPGDYVQAGQQLSDGQVAPQDILRILGPRKVQEYLVNEIQEVYRLQGVSINDKHIEVIVRQMMQKVRVTDPGDTNLLEGDLIDRVTLEELNEKLYDRFVVVDPGDSGLKAGDIIDRRRLRELNSEMKRRDLRPVEVREAQPAVTEPILLGITQAALSTESFISAASFQETTKVLTDAAVAAKTDYLYGLKENVIVGHLIPAGTGQRRFQHLVVGSRKELEALQAAVSETVAGNGATESVEAP, from the coding sequence ATGCTTCAAGGGAAGACGCTAAAGATCAAGCGTGACTTCAACAGCATCACGCTTAGCCTGGCTTCTCCAGAAAGCATCCTCGAGCGTTCCTACGGCGAGGTGCTCAAGCCCGAAACGATCAACTACCGGTCGTTTAAGCCAGAGAAAGACGGGCTGTTTTGCGAAAAAATCTTCGGACCGGTCAAAGACTACGAATGCCATTGCGGCAAGTATAAGCGCATCCGCTACCGGGGTATCGTGTGCGACCGCTGCGGCGTAGAAGTCACCGAAAAGAAAGTGCGCCGCGAGCGGATGGGCCACATCACGCTGGCTGTCCCTGTAGTGCACATCTGGTACTTCAAGACCGTTCCGAACAAGATCGGCAACCTGCTTGGGCTGAAGTCCAAAGACCTGGAAAAGGTTATCTACTACGAAAACTACATTGTCATTCAGCCAGGATGCGCCGAAAAGCTGGGTGTTGAGAAAAACCAGCTGCTCACCGAAGAGGAGTACTACGAACTCCTCTACCAGATTCGGGAAGACAACAATCGCCTCGACGACGACAATCCTGAAAAGTTTATTGCCAAAATTGGTGGTGAAGCAATTGAGTTGATGCTCAAGCGGCTCGACTTGGACGAGCTTTCCAAGGAGCTGCGTTTCCAAATCAAGACCGAAACAAGTCAGCAGCGTAAAGAAGAGGCGCTCAAGCGGTTGCAAGTGGTCGAGGCCTTTCGCGAGGCTAACCGAAAGCTGGAAAACCGGCCCGAATGGATGGTGATGCGGGTCATTCCCGTTATTCCTCCTGAGCTGCGACCGCTGGTGCCGCTCGAAGGGGGGCGCTTTGCTACCAGCGACCTAAACGACCTCTACCGGCGCGTGATCATTCGGAATAATCGCCTTAAGCGGCTGATCGATATTCGCGCTCCTGAGGTCATCCTGCGCAATGAAAAGCGTATGCTGCAGGAGGCGGTCGACTCGCTGTTTGACAACTCGCGCAAAGCCAATGCCGTGCGCAGCGACTCGAACCGGGCGCTCAAGTCGCTGTCGGACATGCTTAAAGGTAAGCAGGGGCGCTTCCGCCAGAACCTGCTGGGTAAGCGGGTCGACTACTCGGGTCGCTCGGTCATTGTGGTGGGCCCTGAACTTGAGTTGCATCAGTGCGGCCTGCCCAAAGAAATGGCCGTTGAGCTCTTTAAGCCCTTCATTATTCGCAAGCTGATCGAACGGGGCATTGTGCGTACGGTCAAAAGCGCCAAGCGCGTAGTGGACCGCCGCACCGACGATGTATGGGACATCCTAGAAAAGGTTATTCAAGGGCGTCCCGTATTGCTCAACCGTGCACCTACGCTGCACCGCTTGGGCATTCAGGCTTTCCAACCGGTGCTGACGGAGGCAAAGGCAATTCAGCTGCATCCCCTGGTTTGCACGGCCTTTAACGCCGACTTCGACGGCGACCAGATGGCCGTGCATGTGCCCCTGTCGCACGAAGCCTGCTTGGAAAGCATGATTCTGATGCTTTCCAGCCATAACATTCTCAGCCCAGCCAATGGCGAGCCTATTGCGGTGCCTACGCAGGACATGGTGCTGGGGCTCTATTACATGACCAAGGCGAAAACGGGCGACAAAGGCGAGGGGATGCGCTTTGCCAGCACCGAAGAGGTGCGGCAGGCCTACGACCAAGGCGTGGTAGGTCTGCATGCGCGCATTAAAGTGCGCCTGAAAGATGGGCAGATGATCGACACGACGGTTGGGCGCGTGCTCTTTAACGAAGTGGTGCCCGACGAAGTGGGCTTCATCAACGAAGTGCTCACCAAAAAGAACCTGCGTACGATTATTGCGCGCGTGCTGAAGGCCACGGGTTATCCACGCGCTGCCCGCTTCCTGGACGACATCAAAAATCTGGGCTTTGAACAGGCCACAAAAGCAGGCTTGACGTTCTCGCTTGAAGACATCATCATCCCGGAAGCGAAAAAGACCTTGATTGCTGAGGCAGAGCAGGCTGTGGCTCGGGCGCGCCAGAACTATGAAATGGGCGTCATTACCGATAACGAGCGCTATAACCAGGTCATCGACATCTGGACGCGCACGAACAACCGGCTGTCGGAGATTCTTTTTGAGACGCTGAAAAACGACCAGGAAGGCTTCAACGCCATCTTCATGATGGCTGACTCTGGCGCGCGTGGTTCAAAGGAGCAGATCCGGCAGCTCGGTGGCATGCGTGGCTTGATGGCTAAGCCCCAAAAAAGCATGGTTGGCTCGGCGGGCGAAATTATCGAGAACCCAATCATCTCTAACTTCAAAGAAGGGCTCTCCGTGCTCGAATATTTCATTTCGACGCACGGTGCCCGTAAGGGTTTGGCCGATACGGCGCTTAAGACGGCCGACGCAGGGTACCTAACACGCCGTCTGGTAGATGTGGCGCAGGACGTGACCGTAACCATGTACGACTGCGGCACGCTGCGTGGCATCAAAATCGGAGCGCTTAAGGACAACGAAGAGATTGTTGAGCCGCTGGCCGATCGTATTCTGGGGCGCGTGTCGCTTTACGACGTCTATGATCCGCTCACGGGTGAGCTGATCGTGGCAGCCAATGAGCTCATCGACGAAGAAAAGGCGCAACGCATTGCCGAAACCTCAATCGAAGAGGTTGAGATTCGTTCGGTGCTGACCTGTGAGGCGCGGCGTGGCGTGTGCGCGTTGTGCTACGGCCGCAACCTGGCTACAGGACGCCTCGTAGAGGTCGGCGAAGCCGTGGGCGTAGTGGCAGCCCAGTCGATCGGTGAGCCAGGCACGCAGCTTACACTGCGAACCTTCCACGTTGGCGGTACGGCTGCACGCATCGAGGCGGAAAGCACCCTCAATGCCAAGTTTGCTGGCCGCGTCGCCTTTGAGAACCTGCGGGTGGTGACCTATGAAGCAGAGGAAGGCCCCAAAGAAGTGGTGCTTTCGCGCCAGGGCATGATCAAGATTCTCGACCCACAAGAAGAAGGACGGGAACTCTGGCGTGCCAATGTGCCCTATGGCGCAGAGCTTGTGGTGCAGGAAGGTGACTTGGTTGAAAAAGGCCAAGTGCTGGTCACGTGGGACCCCTACAATAGCGTCATTCTGACAGAAGTCGGCGGCACGGTCCGCTACCAAGACATCGTCGAAGGCGTCACGTATCGCGAGGAAGCCGACGAGCAGACCGGCTACCGTGAAAAAGTGATCATTGAAAGCCGTGACCGCTCGCTGACGCCAGCAATCCTGATTGAGCTGCCTGACGGGACGCTTCGCGAGTATGCCTTACCGGTGCGTTCCCGCATCCAAGTAGATGAAGGCGACACCGTGCAGCCAGGTCAGGTTTTGGCTAAGCTGCCACGCCAGACCGTCAAGACCCGTGACATTACAGGCGGTTTGCCGCGCGTCATCGAGCTGTTCGAGGCACGCACACCTTCGGATCCTGCCATCGTGTCGGAAATCGAAGGTTATGTAGAATACGGTGCCCGTAAGCGCGGCGCCCAAGAAGTGATTGTTACCAGCCCGGATGGCACCGAGTCGCGGAGCTACTTGATCCCGCTCAGCAAGTACATCCTGGTTCATCCTGGTGACTACGTGCAAGCGGGTCAGCAGCTCTCCGATGGACAAGTCGCCCCGCAGGACATTCTGCGTATCCTAGGTCCACGTAAGGTGCAGGAATACCTGGTCAATGAGATCCAGGAAGTCTATCGCCTGCAAGGCGTGTCGATCAACGACAAGCACATTGAGGTGATTGTGCGCCAAATGATGCAAAAGGTGCGCGTCACCGATCCAGGCGATACAAACCTGCTCGAAGGGGACCTGATCGACCGCGTCACGCTCGAGGAGCTCAACGAAAAACTCTACGACCGTTTTGTTGTGGTCGATCCTGGCGACTCGGGCCTCAAAGCAGGCGACATCATCGACCGGCGACGCCTGCGGGAACTGAACTCTGAGATGAAGCGGCGCGACCTGCGGCCTGTTGAGGTGCGGGAAGCCCAACCCGCGGTGACCGAACCAATCCTGCTGGGGATTACGCAGGCAGCGCTCTCGACCGAATCGTTTATCTCTGCTGCCTCTTTCCAAGAAACCACGAAAGTGCTCACCGACGCAGCCGTTGCGGCTAAGACCGACTACCTCTATGGCCTGAAAGAGAACGTCATCGTGGGCCATCTCATTCCGGCCGGTACCGGTCAGCGTCGCTTCCAGCACCTGGTGGTGGGGTCGCGCAAGGAACTCGAAGCGCTGCAGGCCGCAGTCAGCGAGACCGTAGCTGGCAACGGCGCCACCGAATCGGTCGAAGCCCCCTGA
- a CDS encoding thioredoxin domain-containing protein — protein MANRLQFAKSPYLLQHKDNPVDWWPWCEEAFAKARAEDKPVFLSIGYAACHWCHVMAHESFEDPEVARLLNEAFINVKVDREERPDIDQLYMTVCQMVTGHGGWPLTVILTPDKEPFFAATYIPKKGRYGRPGLLELIPRIQEAWKHHREEILASAKRLTGRLEKVMTFEAPGQVIDAEWLEIAYRRLVDLYDARYGGFSHAPKFPTAHTLLFLLRYWHRSREPHALAMVEHTLTQMRQGGIYDQVGFGFHRYAIDERWVLPHFEKMLYDQALLTLAYLEAYQATGKPLYLQTAREVLAYVLRDLRAPEGAFYASEDADSEGLEGRFYTWTVEEIREAIEDPDLAALVLEAYNVQPEGNYEDEATGERTGKNILHWERSPEALAAAHGLTPEALAAKLEQARQRLFLYRAQRVRPGRDEKILTDWNGLMIAALARAAQISGEPVYAQAAQQAMAFMERALFTSEGRLLHCYREGEARIQGFLDDYAYLTWGLLELYEATFNEAYLEKALALTDLMLTYFWDERGAFYFTAEDSEPLIVRPREAFDNALPSGNAVALMNLVRLFHMTGRTDYAERAEALIRFFSGPVKQQPPIFTGMLLGIDLYFGPTYALVLVGAPEDPQLQAMQCEVQRRYLPRKVMLLKRPGEAGERLARLAPFVATQTARNGRPTAYLCYDYQCAEPVTTPEALAQQLDQLAVVA, from the coding sequence ATGGCTAACCGGTTGCAATTTGCCAAAAGCCCCTACCTACTGCAGCACAAAGATAATCCCGTGGACTGGTGGCCTTGGTGCGAGGAAGCTTTCGCAAAAGCCCGTGCCGAAGATAAACCGGTGTTCCTTTCTATCGGTTATGCTGCCTGCCATTGGTGCCATGTGATGGCGCACGAGTCGTTCGAAGATCCCGAAGTAGCCCGACTGCTCAACGAAGCGTTTATTAACGTCAAGGTGGATCGGGAAGAGCGGCCAGATATCGACCAGCTTTACATGACGGTCTGCCAGATGGTCACGGGCCATGGCGGCTGGCCGCTTACCGTGATCCTGACGCCCGATAAAGAGCCCTTCTTTGCAGCCACGTATATCCCCAAAAAGGGACGCTACGGTCGCCCTGGATTGCTAGAGCTTATTCCGCGCATTCAGGAAGCCTGGAAGCACCATCGGGAGGAAATTCTGGCCTCTGCCAAGCGCCTCACGGGGCGACTGGAAAAAGTGATGACCTTCGAGGCGCCTGGACAGGTGATCGATGCGGAATGGTTGGAAATTGCCTATCGGCGGCTGGTTGATCTGTACGACGCGCGCTATGGCGGCTTTAGCCATGCTCCTAAATTTCCTACAGCCCACACACTCCTGTTTCTGCTGCGCTACTGGCATCGCAGCCGTGAGCCACATGCCTTAGCGATGGTCGAGCACACGCTCACACAAATGCGCCAGGGGGGCATCTACGACCAGGTAGGTTTTGGCTTTCACCGCTATGCCATCGACGAGCGCTGGGTGCTGCCCCATTTTGAAAAGATGCTTTATGACCAGGCGCTCCTGACACTGGCCTACCTCGAAGCCTATCAAGCCACGGGCAAGCCCTTGTACCTGCAAACGGCCCGCGAAGTGCTCGCCTATGTCCTGCGTGACCTCCGCGCTCCAGAAGGTGCTTTTTATGCTTCTGAAGATGCCGATAGCGAGGGCCTCGAAGGTCGATTCTACACCTGGACCGTCGAGGAAATCCGCGAAGCTATTGAAGATCCAGACTTAGCTGCGCTTGTGCTCGAGGCCTATAACGTGCAGCCTGAAGGCAACTATGAAGATGAAGCTACAGGGGAACGGACAGGAAAGAACATCTTGCACTGGGAGCGCTCACCAGAAGCATTGGCGGCTGCCCATGGGCTAACGCCGGAAGCGCTCGCCGCAAAGCTGGAACAGGCCCGGCAACGTTTGTTCCTTTACCGCGCGCAGCGCGTGCGACCAGGCCGAGATGAGAAAATCTTGACCGACTGGAATGGACTGATGATTGCTGCCTTGGCACGGGCTGCGCAAATAAGTGGCGAACCGGTTTATGCCCAAGCGGCGCAGCAAGCGATGGCCTTTATGGAACGCGCCCTATTTACCTCCGAAGGGCGGTTGCTGCACTGCTACCGCGAGGGCGAAGCTCGCATTCAGGGTTTCTTAGACGACTATGCCTATCTGACTTGGGGGTTGCTGGAACTTTATGAGGCTACGTTCAATGAGGCCTACCTTGAAAAAGCGCTCGCCCTGACAGATCTCATGCTTACCTACTTCTGGGATGAACGAGGCGCGTTCTACTTTACGGCCGAAGACAGCGAGCCGCTCATTGTGCGACCGCGCGAAGCCTTTGACAATGCTTTGCCTTCAGGCAACGCTGTTGCATTGATGAACCTGGTGCGCCTTTTCCACATGACCGGCCGCACAGACTATGCCGAGCGGGCCGAAGCGCTGATTCGCTTCTTTTCCGGCCCAGTAAAGCAGCAGCCCCCAATCTTTACCGGCATGCTGCTCGGCATTGATTTGTACTTTGGGCCAACCTATGCACTGGTGCTGGTCGGCGCACCAGAAGATCCACAGCTTCAGGCAATGCAGTGCGAGGTGCAGCGGCGCTATTTACCCCGCAAGGTCATGCTGCTTAAACGACCTGGTGAGGCTGGAGAACGCTTAGCTCGGCTTGCGCCGTTTGTGGCGACCCAAACGGCGCGCAACGGCCGTCCAACGGCTTATCTGTGCTATGATTACCAATGCGCCGAACCTGTGACAACGCCCGAGGCTTTGGCTCAGCAGCTTGATCAACTGGCCGTAGTTGCTTAG
- a CDS encoding SDR family oxidoreductase: MAWIRNGSLKGKVLFITGASRGIGQAIALRAARDGARIVIAAKTTEPHPKLPGTIYTAAEAVRAAGGEALPLAVDVRFEDQIQHAVAQAVEHFGGIDILVCNASAIYLAGTLETPMKRFDLMHQVNVRATFACAQACLPHLMKAANPHILVLSPPLKLDPHWLAPHLAYTLSKYGMSLCVLGLAEEFRKDSVAVNALWPRTTIATAAVQNLLGGEAMVRRSRKPEIVADAAHAVLTQPSRQCTGQFFIDEEVLRQIGVTDFTHYAVDPSVELASDLFV; the protein is encoded by the coding sequence ATGGCGTGGATACGCAACGGTTCGCTGAAAGGCAAAGTGCTCTTCATTACAGGAGCCTCGCGCGGCATTGGCCAAGCCATTGCGTTGCGTGCCGCACGTGACGGTGCCCGCATTGTTATTGCTGCCAAAACCACCGAGCCCCATCCGAAGCTGCCTGGCACCATCTACACAGCGGCCGAAGCCGTACGCGCTGCTGGAGGTGAAGCTTTGCCCCTTGCCGTTGACGTCCGCTTTGAGGACCAAATTCAACATGCCGTGGCCCAGGCTGTCGAGCACTTTGGCGGCATCGATATCCTGGTCTGTAATGCCAGCGCAATTTACCTAGCGGGCACGTTGGAAACGCCGATGAAGCGTTTTGACCTCATGCACCAAGTGAACGTTCGGGCGACATTTGCCTGCGCTCAGGCCTGCCTACCGCATCTGATGAAGGCAGCAAATCCACATATCCTGGTACTTTCTCCGCCGCTGAAGCTGGATCCGCACTGGTTGGCTCCACACCTGGCCTATACGCTTTCAAAGTACGGCATGTCGCTGTGTGTGCTGGGACTGGCCGAAGAGTTTCGAAAAGACAGCGTAGCTGTCAATGCCCTCTGGCCGCGCACTACGATTGCTACCGCAGCGGTGCAGAACCTACTCGGCGGCGAAGCAATGGTCCGCCGCTCCCGTAAGCCGGAAATTGTGGCCGATGCTGCACACGCCGTGCTCACCCAGCCCAGTCGCCAGTGCACCGGACAGTTCTTCATCGACGAAGAGGTGCTCCGCCAGATCGGGGTGACCGATTTTACGCACTATGCGGTAGACCCTTCGGTAGAGCTGGCATCTGATCTTTTTGTGTAA
- a CDS encoding AMP-binding protein: MRIYRSPFPEVTIPACSLPELVFQQVLRYADKPALIDGPTGRSLTYGQLYRQAHAFAAGLAARGFRKGDVLALYSPNLPEYAVVFYGVALAGGITTTVNPLYTVDELAYQLADSGARLLVTVPPLLATAQAAAARTGVQEVMVIGQGEGATPLAEVLQSEAEPYVVTIDPSTDLVALPYSSGTTGRPKGVMLTHANLVANVVQTLAAEQFAPDEVLIGILPFYHIYGMTVILSMALYAGTTVVTMPRFDLEQFLTLLERHAITTAFLVPPIILALAKHPLVDRYNLSKLRYVNSGAAPLPEPVARQCADRLGVVVRQGYGLTETSPVTHFTPRGYAIKLTSVGVAVPNTEFRIVDVATREDVPEQEAGELWIRGPQVMKGYWKNPQATRDVLDEEGWLHTGDVARVDAEGYVYIVDRVKELIKYKGYQVAPAELEEILQGHPAVADVAVIPSPDEEAGEVPKAFVVLKPGMQASAEELMAYVAARVAPYKKIRRIAFVEQIPKTLSGKILRRELIARERGSA; this comes from the coding sequence ATGCGGATTTACCGTAGCCCATTCCCAGAAGTAACGATTCCGGCGTGCTCACTACCAGAACTGGTCTTTCAGCAGGTATTGCGCTATGCCGATAAGCCCGCTTTGATCGATGGGCCTACGGGGCGCAGCCTCACCTACGGGCAGCTTTATCGACAAGCCCATGCATTTGCCGCCGGTCTGGCAGCACGAGGCTTTCGCAAAGGCGATGTATTGGCCCTCTACAGCCCCAACTTACCAGAATATGCTGTCGTTTTTTATGGGGTGGCGCTGGCTGGTGGCATAACGACGACGGTAAATCCCTTATACACCGTCGACGAGCTAGCCTATCAGCTGGCCGACTCGGGCGCCCGCTTGCTGGTTACTGTGCCACCCTTGTTAGCAACGGCACAGGCCGCTGCCGCGCGCACGGGTGTGCAAGAAGTGATGGTTATTGGGCAGGGGGAAGGGGCTACGCCTTTGGCCGAGGTGCTTCAGTCGGAAGCTGAGCCCTACGTCGTGACAATTGATCCCTCCACCGATCTTGTGGCCTTACCCTATTCAAGTGGCACAACCGGCCGGCCAAAGGGCGTCATGCTAACCCATGCGAACTTAGTGGCCAATGTGGTGCAGACGTTGGCTGCCGAGCAGTTTGCGCCGGACGAAGTGCTTATTGGCATTTTACCATTTTATCACATCTATGGCATGACCGTCATTTTAAGCATGGCGCTTTATGCAGGCACGACCGTGGTCACCATGCCCCGCTTTGACTTAGAGCAATTTTTAACGTTGCTCGAACGGCATGCCATTACGACAGCTTTCTTGGTGCCGCCGATTATTCTGGCGTTGGCAAAGCATCCTTTGGTCGATCGCTACAACCTCTCTAAGCTACGCTACGTCAACTCAGGTGCAGCCCCGCTACCTGAGCCTGTAGCTCGGCAATGTGCCGATCGGCTTGGCGTTGTGGTGCGGCAAGGCTATGGGCTGACCGAAACCAGTCCGGTCACGCATTTTACTCCCCGAGGTTATGCCATTAAGCTGACCTCCGTGGGCGTGGCCGTGCCCAACACGGAGTTTCGCATTGTCGATGTAGCCACCCGAGAAGATGTGCCTGAGCAAGAAGCGGGGGAATTGTGGATCCGTGGGCCGCAGGTGATGAAAGGGTACTGGAAAAATCCACAGGCTACACGTGACGTGCTCGATGAAGAAGGTTGGTTGCACACAGGTGACGTGGCTCGTGTGGATGCCGAAGGGTATGTGTACATTGTCGATCGCGTTAAAGAGCTGATCAAGTACAAAGGCTATCAGGTGGCGCCGGCCGAGCTAGAAGAAATACTGCAGGGGCACCCGGCCGTTGCGGATGTAGCTGTCATCCCAAGTCCCGACGAAGAGGCCGGAGAAGTTCCAAAGGCTTTTGTGGTGCTTAAGCCCGGCATGCAAGCTTCAGCCGAAGAATTGATGGCTTATGTTGCAGCGCGCGTGGCACCGTATAAAAAAATTCGGCGCATAGCGTTTGTCGAGCAGATTCCCAAGACCCTTTCAGGCAAAATCTTGCGTCGAGAGCTCATTGCACGTGAGCGAGGTTCGGCCTGA